From one Leifsonia soli genomic stretch:
- a CDS encoding putative N-acetylmannosamine-6-phosphate 2-epimerase: MQAHSSSSEGALARTADGRLGALAAIEGGLVVSCQAQQGSPMRDTATIARLAASALQGGAVALRVNGPDDVSAVRPLTDVPVIGLDKRMGPRRNIITHTDEQVIALAAAGADVVAVDATAEVAGDVASRVRSAVLAVPVPIMADVSTLDEGLTAWDAGAAFVGTTLSGYTPYSRMDPGPDIELVAELASRGVRVLAEGRFQTPEQVARAFDAGAFAVVVGGAITDPIAITRRFAAATPRST; this comes from the coding sequence GTGCAGGCGCACTCAAGTAGCAGCGAGGGAGCCCTCGCCCGCACCGCGGACGGTCGGCTCGGCGCTCTCGCGGCGATCGAAGGAGGGCTCGTCGTCTCGTGCCAGGCCCAGCAGGGCTCGCCGATGCGCGACACGGCGACGATCGCACGGCTCGCGGCGAGCGCGCTGCAGGGCGGTGCGGTCGCCCTGCGCGTCAACGGGCCGGACGATGTGTCGGCCGTCCGGCCGTTGACGGATGTCCCGGTCATCGGGCTCGACAAGCGGATGGGCCCCCGGCGCAACATCATCACCCACACCGACGAGCAGGTCATCGCGCTCGCCGCGGCAGGGGCCGACGTCGTCGCGGTCGACGCCACCGCCGAGGTCGCCGGGGATGTCGCCTCGCGGGTCCGTTCCGCCGTCCTGGCGGTGCCGGTGCCGATCATGGCCGACGTGTCGACCCTCGACGAGGGGCTGACGGCCTGGGACGCGGGTGCGGCGTTCGTGGGGACCACCCTCTCGGGTTACACGCCGTACTCGCGGATGGACCCCGGCCCGGACATCGAACTCGTGGCGGAGCTCGCCTCGCGCGGGGTTCGCGTACTGGCGGAAGGACGCTTCCAGACCCCGGAGCAGGTCGCTCGCGCCTTCGACGCCGGCGCGTTCGCCGTGGTCGTCGGCGGAGCCATCACCGACCCCATCGCCATCACCCGGCGATTCGCGGCCGCGACGCCGCGCAGCACCTGA
- a CDS encoding ROK family protein codes for MPARGPVVVGIDIGGTKTAAAVVRPDGSLAHRAETPTPAQAGPQIVLDTAAALVATIAERTGITPDAFGVGSAGAFDEHGVVVHSTDHLAGWSGTDVAGGLRSRLGAPVVVVNDVHAAATGERTTSGLERFLFVAVGTGIGGAVVADGMVLLGASGMAGSVGHVRIPSARHRVCSCGGADHVEAFASGPGIELTYAEFTGRARDLRSIGRLAAEGDVIAAQVIRVAAEDLGESLASAVVTVDPGTVLLGGGVSGLGALFIDPLAERLRASLRPPFADVRVAAARSGPDAALIGAGRLAFESLPATEADGSPARS; via the coding sequence ATGCCGGCACGTGGACCCGTCGTCGTCGGCATCGACATCGGCGGGACGAAGACGGCCGCCGCTGTGGTTCGGCCGGATGGGAGCCTGGCACACCGCGCCGAGACGCCCACGCCGGCGCAGGCGGGACCGCAGATCGTGCTGGACACCGCCGCCGCCCTGGTCGCGACCATCGCCGAACGAACGGGGATCACGCCGGATGCTTTCGGCGTCGGCAGCGCGGGGGCGTTCGACGAGCACGGTGTCGTCGTCCATTCCACCGACCATCTGGCGGGCTGGAGCGGAACCGACGTGGCCGGCGGCCTACGCTCGCGACTCGGGGCGCCCGTGGTGGTCGTGAACGATGTCCATGCGGCGGCGACGGGCGAGCGGACGACGTCGGGCCTGGAGCGTTTCCTGTTCGTCGCCGTCGGGACGGGCATCGGCGGCGCCGTGGTCGCCGATGGCATGGTGCTGCTCGGAGCGTCGGGCATGGCGGGCTCGGTAGGACACGTCCGCATCCCCTCGGCACGGCACCGCGTGTGCTCGTGCGGGGGAGCCGATCACGTCGAGGCCTTCGCCAGCGGCCCGGGCATCGAGCTCACCTACGCCGAGTTCACCGGCCGCGCGCGCGATCTGCGTTCGATCGGACGGCTGGCGGCGGAAGGCGACGTCATCGCAGCGCAGGTGATCCGGGTCGCGGCCGAGGACCTGGGCGAATCGCTCGCCTCCGCAGTCGTGACGGTCGACCCCGGCACCGTGCTGCTCGGAGGAGGAGTGTCGGGCCTTGGTGCCCTGTTCATCGATCCGCTCGCTGAGCGGCTCCGCGCGTCGTTGCGGCCGCCCTTCGCGGATGTGCGGGTCGCGGCTGCCCGATCGGGACCCGACGCCGCACTCATCGGTGCAGGCCGGCTCGCGTTCGAGTCCCTTCCGGCGACGGAGGCAGACGGGTCTCCGGCGCGCAGCTAG
- a CDS encoding EamA family transporter, producing the protein MKVAVQFVAMGLVWGASFLFMKVALGGVSFGQVAWARLVFGALTLGIIALVMRVRLPREPIVWLHFAVVAVTYCVIPFLLFAWAEQYVSSSLASIYNAVTPITTAILVTAAFRVEKLNRDQVLGVLIGVVGVVVVVGPWAVDALGGSLWGQLACLGAVTCYGFSFGYIRKFISPRAVSATTSAFLNIGLAAVIMILLTPVVAWHPITFSWPVLLSLLALGALGTGVVYIWNMNVLRAWGPTATSGVTYVTPVVGVALGILVLGEHLTWNEPVGAVIVLAGILLTQQRVRLFTRRQAELAAQEAAAR; encoded by the coding sequence GTGAAGGTCGCTGTGCAGTTCGTCGCCATGGGTCTCGTCTGGGGCGCCAGCTTCCTGTTCATGAAGGTGGCTCTCGGCGGTGTGAGCTTCGGGCAGGTCGCCTGGGCGCGACTGGTGTTCGGAGCTCTGACCCTCGGCATCATCGCCCTCGTCATGCGGGTGCGGCTGCCGCGCGAGCCGATCGTCTGGCTGCACTTCGCGGTCGTCGCTGTGACCTACTGCGTCATCCCGTTCCTGCTGTTCGCCTGGGCCGAGCAGTACGTGTCGTCCAGCCTCGCGAGCATCTACAACGCCGTCACCCCGATCACGACGGCGATCCTCGTCACGGCCGCGTTCCGGGTCGAGAAGCTGAACCGCGACCAGGTGCTCGGCGTGCTGATCGGCGTCGTCGGCGTGGTCGTGGTGGTCGGGCCGTGGGCGGTGGATGCGCTGGGCGGCAGCCTGTGGGGCCAGCTCGCCTGCCTCGGAGCCGTCACCTGCTACGGGTTCAGCTTCGGCTACATCCGAAAGTTCATCAGCCCGCGGGCGGTGTCTGCGACCACGAGCGCGTTCCTCAACATCGGCTTGGCGGCGGTCATCATGATCCTCCTGACGCCCGTGGTCGCGTGGCACCCGATCACCTTCAGTTGGCCGGTGCTGCTGTCGCTCCTGGCGCTCGGCGCCCTCGGCACCGGTGTCGTCTACATCTGGAACATGAACGTGCTGCGCGCGTGGGGGCCGACCGCGACATCCGGGGTCACCTACGTCACGCCCGTTGTCGGGGTCGCCCTCGGCATCCTCGTGCTCGGTGAGCACCTGACCTGGAACGAACCGGTGGGCGCCGTGATCGTGCTCGCGGGCATCCTGCTCACCCAGCAGCGCGTCCGGCTGTTCACCCGGCGGCAGGCCGAGCTCGCCGCCCAGGAGGCCGCGGCGCGCTAG
- a CDS encoding LysM peptidoglycan-binding domain-containing protein — MYRTNRRVRAAAAAGMLVALVIALSGCALFDGGAQAKPVARHTTAKPKPTHSAPPSTTPSATPTPTTPPGPPPTLAPVPSGTTVAEASVASPKGSIHFHYRIVSNGDNTYSIQYTGFTSSVPVPISVTLIDVPPQVGDGLTWHGVADHALGGPTGDAAAASTVQLGYIGNPSYLGTLVTYSSVASPDGVPVELGPDKVLAVNTVRWSIPERATNVHPVDGGARAGAAGSVSKTTPSGAPARYVVAAGDTFDGVAQRFGISSQDLLWLNPSGRAYDGGLNLLENQSLNLDPQAL; from the coding sequence ATGTATCGAACCAACAGGCGCGTCCGCGCCGCTGCGGCCGCGGGGATGCTCGTCGCGCTCGTCATCGCACTGTCCGGCTGCGCGCTCTTCGACGGAGGGGCGCAGGCGAAGCCGGTCGCGCGGCACACGACGGCGAAGCCGAAGCCGACGCACTCCGCGCCGCCGTCGACGACGCCCAGCGCCACGCCGACGCCGACGACTCCCCCGGGTCCGCCGCCGACCCTCGCCCCCGTCCCGTCCGGCACCACCGTCGCCGAGGCGAGTGTCGCGTCGCCCAAGGGCAGCATCCACTTCCACTACCGGATCGTGTCGAACGGCGACAACACGTACTCGATTCAGTACACCGGCTTCACCTCCAGCGTCCCGGTGCCCATCTCGGTCACGCTGATCGACGTTCCGCCACAGGTCGGGGACGGCCTCACCTGGCACGGCGTCGCCGACCACGCCCTCGGCGGCCCCACGGGCGACGCGGCCGCCGCCTCGACCGTCCAGCTGGGTTACATCGGCAACCCGTCCTACCTCGGCACCCTGGTGACCTACTCGTCCGTCGCGTCGCCCGACGGCGTGCCCGTGGAGCTCGGCCCGGACAAGGTGCTCGCGGTGAACACGGTCCGCTGGTCGATCCCCGAGCGGGCGACCAACGTCCATCCTGTCGACGGCGGTGCGCGTGCGGGCGCGGCAGGGAGTGTTTCGAAGACGACCCCCTCCGGCGCTCCCGCGCGGTATGTCGTGGCGGCCGGGGACACGTTCGACGGCGTTGCGCAGCGGTTCGGCATCAGCTCGCAGGATCTGCTCTGGCTGAACCCGAGCGGTCGCGCGTACGACGGCGGCCTCAACCTGCTGGAGAATCAGTCGCTGAACCTCGATCCGCAAGCCCTCTGA
- a CDS encoding LLM class flavin-dependent oxidoreductase, which yields MQYGIFSVSDITRDPVSGETPSEAERIDAIVKIAKHAEEVGLDVFAIGEHHNPPFFSSSPTTLLAHIAALTERLTVTTSTTLITTNDPVRIAEEYAMLQHLSKGRMDLMVGRGNTGPVYPWFGQDIRQSLPLALENYNLLHRLWREDVVDWEGRFRTPLQGFTSTPRPLDDVPPFVWHASIRTPEIAEQAAFYGNGFFANNIFWPKEHFQRLIAFYRERFEHYGHGTAKEAIVGLGGQAFIAKNSQDAKNQFRPYFNEAPVYGNGPTMEEFTDATPLTVGSPQEVIDKTLTFREWAGDYQRQLFLMDHAGLPLKTVLEQLDLLGEHVIPVLRKETEARKDPETPDAPTHASLVKAKYGDADPRQPRPNANRGDNVTGASPYQDTDEQVEVSYPAL from the coding sequence ATGCAGTACGGAATCTTCTCCGTCAGCGACATCACCCGCGACCCCGTGTCCGGTGAGACGCCGAGCGAGGCGGAGCGCATCGATGCGATCGTGAAGATCGCGAAGCACGCAGAGGAGGTCGGGCTGGACGTCTTCGCCATCGGCGAGCACCACAACCCGCCGTTCTTCTCGTCGTCCCCCACGACGCTGCTGGCCCACATCGCCGCCCTCACCGAGCGGCTGACGGTCACCACATCCACCACCCTGATCACCACGAACGACCCGGTGCGCATCGCCGAGGAGTACGCGATGCTGCAGCACCTGTCCAAGGGCCGCATGGACCTGATGGTCGGGCGCGGCAACACCGGCCCGGTGTACCCGTGGTTCGGCCAGGACATCCGCCAGAGCCTGCCGCTCGCGCTCGAGAACTACAACCTCCTGCACCGGCTGTGGCGCGAGGACGTCGTCGACTGGGAGGGACGCTTCCGCACCCCGCTGCAGGGCTTCACCTCCACGCCGCGCCCCCTCGACGACGTTCCGCCGTTCGTCTGGCACGCCAGCATCCGCACCCCGGAGATCGCCGAGCAGGCCGCCTTCTACGGCAACGGATTCTTCGCCAACAACATCTTCTGGCCGAAGGAGCACTTCCAGCGCTTGATCGCGTTCTACCGTGAGCGCTTCGAGCACTACGGCCACGGCACCGCGAAGGAGGCGATCGTCGGACTCGGCGGCCAGGCCTTCATCGCGAAGAACTCGCAGGACGCGAAGAACCAGTTCCGTCCCTACTTCAACGAGGCCCCGGTCTACGGCAACGGCCCGACGATGGAGGAGTTCACGGACGCCACCCCGCTGACCGTCGGCAGCCCGCAGGAGGTCATCGACAAGACGCTGACCTTCCGCGAGTGGGCGGGCGACTACCAGCGCCAGCTGTTCCTGATGGACCACGCCGGCCTGCCGCTCAAGACCGTGCTGGAGCAGCTCGACCTCCTGGGTGAGCACGTCATCCCCGTCCTCCGCAAGGAGACCGAGGCGCGCAAGGACCCGGAGACCCCGGACGCCCCCACCCACGCGTCGCTGGTGAAGGCCAAGTACGGAGACGCCGACCCGCGCCAGCCGCGCCCGAACGCGAACCGCGGCGACAACGTCACCGGCGCATCGCCCTACCAGGACACCGACGAGCAGGTCGAGGTGAGCTACCCGGCGCTCTGA
- a CDS encoding CE1759 family FMN reductase, producing the protein MNTSDLRPFRVVVVNAGVSDPSSTKMLADRLALRVEAAAQRDGRTVETLNLDLRELLPELGAALASGHLGPKFTKAIEALKSADGMIATAPVYKAGPSGLFTSFFQVLDNDLLIAKPVVLGATAGTARHALVVDGEMRSLFAFLRTMTTPTSVFASTEDWQDKALGKRIDRAARELVVLMESEVEAKITDTSWDSYQHEFGSAGGNELGIDLGSDLMRLAAGGTLPGGRR; encoded by the coding sequence ATGAACACATCAGACCTGCGGCCGTTCCGCGTGGTCGTGGTGAATGCGGGCGTCAGCGACCCGTCGTCCACCAAGATGCTCGCCGACCGCCTCGCCCTCCGCGTGGAGGCCGCCGCCCAGCGCGACGGCCGCACGGTCGAGACGCTCAACCTCGACCTGCGTGAGCTCCTCCCGGAGCTGGGCGCCGCCCTGGCGTCCGGCCACCTGGGCCCGAAGTTCACCAAGGCCATCGAGGCGCTGAAGTCGGCCGACGGCATGATCGCCACCGCCCCGGTCTACAAGGCGGGACCGAGCGGGCTGTTCACCTCGTTCTTCCAGGTGCTCGACAACGACCTGCTGATCGCGAAGCCGGTCGTGCTCGGGGCGACCGCGGGCACGGCCCGCCACGCGCTGGTCGTCGACGGCGAGATGCGGTCGCTGTTCGCCTTCCTGCGGACCATGACGACGCCGACCTCCGTCTTCGCCTCCACCGAGGACTGGCAGGACAAGGCCCTCGGCAAGCGCATCGACCGCGCGGCGCGCGAGCTGGTGGTGCTGATGGAGTCCGAGGTCGAGGCCAAGATCACGGACACCTCCTGGGACAGCTACCAGCACGAGTTCGGCTCGGCCGGCGGCAACGAGCTCGGCATCGACCTCGGCTCCGACCTGATGCGCCTCGCGGCGGGCGGGACGCTGCCGGGCGGCCGCCGGTAG
- a CDS encoding glycine betaine ABC transporter substrate-binding protein — translation MKKRLITTIAAGAAAALALAGCSAGAEADGAGPGNGDKTDLTINVFSGWAEDVAVSNVWKEVLESKGYDVTLTTTTAGPGFTGLSQGNYDVNFDAWLPSTHKSYWDKYGDKLENLGAWYDKAPLTLAVNKDAPIDSIDQLAANADAFGNKIIGIEPGAGETAIVKDSVIPQYGLTKMDFVTSSTAAMLAELKKDISNGDNVVVTLWKPHWAYNEFPLKDLKDPKGALGEPDSINTIVRKGFTDDYPALAKWFGSFSFPDDKLFDLENKMFNSGADESEYPRIVKDWLADNKDFADSLTK, via the coding sequence ATGAAGAAGCGTCTCATCACCACCATCGCCGCCGGGGCTGCCGCGGCACTCGCCCTCGCCGGTTGTTCGGCGGGAGCCGAGGCCGACGGCGCCGGACCCGGCAACGGTGACAAGACCGACCTCACGATCAACGTGTTCAGCGGGTGGGCCGAGGATGTCGCCGTCTCCAACGTGTGGAAGGAGGTCCTCGAGAGCAAGGGCTATGACGTCACGCTCACGACCACCACGGCGGGCCCCGGCTTCACCGGGCTGAGCCAGGGGAACTACGACGTCAACTTCGACGCCTGGCTCCCCAGCACCCACAAGTCCTACTGGGACAAGTACGGCGACAAGCTGGAGAATCTCGGGGCCTGGTACGACAAGGCGCCCCTCACTCTGGCCGTCAATAAGGATGCGCCGATCGACTCCATCGACCAGCTCGCTGCGAACGCCGACGCGTTCGGCAACAAGATCATCGGCATCGAGCCCGGCGCGGGCGAGACGGCGATCGTCAAGGATTCCGTCATCCCCCAGTACGGTCTGACGAAGATGGACTTCGTCACGTCGTCGACTGCGGCGATGCTGGCCGAGCTCAAGAAGGACATCTCCAACGGCGACAATGTCGTGGTGACCCTCTGGAAGCCCCACTGGGCCTACAACGAGTTCCCGCTGAAGGATCTGAAGGACCCGAAGGGCGCCCTCGGAGAGCCGGACAGCATCAACACGATCGTCCGGAAGGGCTTCACGGACGACTACCCGGCGCTGGCGAAGTGGTTCGGCAGCTTCTCGTTCCCCGACGACAAGCTGTTCGACCTCGAGAACAAGATGTTCAACAGCGGGGCCGACGAGTCCGAGTATCCCCGGATCGTGAAGGACTGGCTGGCGGACAACAAGGACTTCGCCGACTCGCTCACGAAGTAG
- a CDS encoding ABC transporter permease, whose amino-acid sequence MNGFRIPLGHGVEQFVDFLTSALKGVFDVISTVLGSFYEGVDWIFATPPFWVVMVALVALGVWRRGWIFGIGTLIGLVLILGVDQWENTMHTISLTLVSTIIAIAISLPLGIWMARSSAASAVVRPILDFLQTMPAFVYLIPAIILFSVGVVPGIVATILFAIAPGVRLTELGIREVDPEVVEAGQAFGASPTRILRQIQLPLARPSIMAGVNQVIMLSLSMVVIAGMVGAPGLGSPIVASFQTIDVGLGFEAGLSVVIVAILLDRLTGSLGGPRKHRLLPSRRASQIEAPATTDEEPLAAAPVRA is encoded by the coding sequence ATGAATGGATTCCGGATTCCACTCGGGCACGGTGTCGAGCAGTTCGTCGACTTCTTGACGTCGGCCCTCAAGGGTGTGTTCGACGTCATCAGCACCGTCCTCGGATCGTTCTACGAGGGTGTGGACTGGATCTTCGCCACGCCGCCCTTCTGGGTCGTGATGGTGGCCCTCGTTGCGCTCGGAGTGTGGAGACGCGGCTGGATCTTCGGCATCGGCACGCTGATCGGCCTCGTCCTGATCCTGGGCGTTGACCAGTGGGAGAACACGATGCACACGATCTCACTCACTCTGGTCTCGACGATCATCGCCATCGCCATCAGCCTCCCGCTCGGCATCTGGATGGCGCGCTCCTCCGCCGCTTCTGCGGTGGTCCGGCCCATCCTCGACTTCCTCCAGACGATGCCCGCTTTCGTCTATCTCATCCCGGCGATCATCCTGTTCAGCGTCGGCGTCGTCCCCGGCATCGTCGCGACCATCTTGTTCGCGATCGCCCCAGGAGTGAGGCTGACCGAGTTGGGCATCCGCGAAGTCGACCCCGAGGTGGTCGAGGCGGGGCAGGCCTTCGGCGCGTCTCCGACTCGCATCCTGCGCCAGATCCAGCTCCCTCTGGCCCGGCCGAGCATCATGGCCGGCGTCAACCAGGTGATCATGCTCTCCCTCTCCATGGTCGTGATCGCCGGGATGGTCGGCGCGCCCGGGCTCGGCAGTCCGATCGTCGCGTCGTTCCAGACGATCGATGTCGGGCTGGGCTTCGAAGCGGGATTGTCCGTCGTGATCGTGGCCATCCTGCTCGACCGCCTCACCGGATCGCTCGGCGGACCGCGAAAGCATCGCCTGCTGCCTTCGCGTCGCGCGTCGCAGATCGAGGCTCCGGCCACCACCGACGAGGAACCGCTCGCTGCGGCGCCGGTCCGCGCGTAA
- a CDS encoding betaine/proline/choline family ABC transporter ATP-binding protein — protein sequence MTETYAVEAKNVYKVFGRNPNDAVRRLAEGESRRAVSSAGTAAVIDASFQVNAGEIFVVMGLSGSGKSTLIRMLNGLLEPTSGSVRIQGTEIAGLPAAKLRDVRTKSVSMVFQHFALLPHRTVIDNVAYALEIQGIAPAERRERAQKVIDRVGLSGWEGKLPHELSGGMQQRVGLGRALAADTDILLMDEAFSALDPLIRREMQEQLLELQSELGKTIVFITHDLNEAMYLGDRIAVMRDGRIVQVGTPDDILTDPANDYVAQFVQDVDRARVLTAEAVMEPVRSVVSRSAGPRAALRTMRDLQTSAAFVVGNNRVLRGVVRDRDVMRLVREGDADLDSVLLHDLSTVEREATLADVLEPAVGSDLPVAVVDGSRRLLGAIPRVTLLAALGNVPSNTAELTVVDPPATIPVDVVTETLRMTATSAALEGIATEGEAR from the coding sequence GTGACCGAGACTTACGCCGTCGAGGCGAAGAATGTGTACAAGGTGTTCGGGCGCAACCCGAATGATGCCGTCCGCCGCCTGGCCGAGGGCGAGAGCCGCCGTGCGGTCTCCTCGGCGGGCACCGCGGCGGTGATCGACGCCTCCTTCCAGGTGAACGCTGGCGAGATCTTCGTGGTGATGGGCCTGTCCGGCTCGGGCAAGTCCACGCTGATCCGAATGCTCAACGGGCTCCTGGAGCCGACGAGCGGAAGCGTGCGTATCCAGGGAACCGAGATCGCGGGCCTGCCCGCCGCGAAGCTGAGGGACGTCCGCACGAAGAGCGTCTCGATGGTGTTCCAGCATTTCGCGCTGCTCCCGCATCGCACGGTGATCGACAACGTCGCCTACGCCCTCGAGATCCAGGGCATCGCCCCGGCCGAGCGGCGTGAGCGGGCGCAGAAGGTCATCGACCGCGTCGGCCTCAGCGGCTGGGAGGGCAAGCTTCCTCACGAGCTCTCCGGCGGCATGCAGCAGCGCGTCGGCCTCGGCAGGGCGCTGGCGGCCGACACCGACATCCTGCTGATGGACGAAGCCTTCTCGGCGCTCGACCCGCTGATCCGCCGCGAGATGCAGGAGCAGCTGCTCGAGCTGCAGAGCGAGCTCGGCAAGACGATCGTCTTCATCACCCACGACCTCAACGAGGCGATGTACCTCGGCGACCGCATCGCGGTCATGCGCGACGGGCGCATCGTCCAGGTCGGGACTCCGGACGACATCCTGACGGACCCGGCGAACGACTACGTCGCGCAATTCGTCCAGGATGTCGACCGGGCCCGCGTCCTCACCGCCGAGGCGGTCATGGAGCCCGTCCGCTCGGTGGTGAGCCGGTCGGCGGGTCCACGCGCAGCGCTCCGCACGATGCGCGACCTGCAGACCTCCGCGGCGTTCGTCGTCGGCAACAACCGTGTCCTCCGCGGCGTCGTCCGCGACCGCGACGTCATGCGCCTGGTGCGGGAAGGAGACGCCGACCTGGATTCGGTCCTCCTGCACGACCTGTCGACCGTCGAGCGTGAGGCGACGCTCGCCGACGTGCTCGAACCGGCCGTCGGAAGCGACCTCCCGGTCGCGGTGGTCGACGGCTCGCGCCGACTGCTCGGCGCCATCCCGCGCGTCACGCTGCTCGCCGCGCTCGGCAACGTCCCGTCGAACACCGCCGAACTGACCGTGGTCGATCCGCCGGCGACCATCCCCGTCGACGTGGTGACCGAGACTCTCCGGATGACGGCGACCTCCGCCGCCCTCGAGGGAATCGCGACGGAAGGAGAAGCGCGATGA